The Schistocerca nitens isolate TAMUIC-IGC-003100 chromosome 2, iqSchNite1.1, whole genome shotgun sequence nucleotide sequence cctgtcggttaaatttcgcgtctgtagcacgtcatcttcgtggtgtagcaattttaatagccaataaTGTATGTTGTCTTCGCTACGCtgagttttcttttgtgtgtgttgcgTCTGATTTCATATACAAAAGCAGACAACATGCTCAACTCAACGCTATGTGCTAGCGAAGTCGCACTAACTTTGAAGGGAGGAAAACTTGTTATTGCCGTTCGGGCGTCGTTTCGGGTAGCCTCCATTAGCCAGTCTTTACAGAGTGCCTGAGAGCGTTCTCCAACAACAAGCTGGTGCCACCTCCTTTAGGACCACGCCTATTACAGCAACGATGGTGCATACCACTTCTTCAACTTAAGGACAGTTTTATCTATACAACTTGCCGAAAAAAGGCCCTCTGTTTGCTGTTATCCACATGACATTATTAATGATCATGTAACAAGTGGTTTACGAGTCAAAATCCTTGAACAGTCATAAGTAATCTCTTAAGGAACTCACATCTAAACcacctttttttattacatattacacTGGAAACGCAAAATTTACTAATCAAATCAAATAATCGGCAGGATAAAGCAAGTTTTGTGGTTTAACTGGGctttgctaaagtgcgcgtcatatatcttggcggccgagtttaggttcgttctgcgcatctgacgtcaaaacatacagtcagccaatgaacagagaacaacgttgccagatctcgactgtagtacagagcacggacgactgtcttcagttttagaaacgttcagtcataaataaagtaatagaacaaaagcaatgtcttgatagcagactttgttttttgaaagtttggaaaaaccattctttatgccaattgcttcattttctattaattaattaatccaaacaagcaataagactcttaattcaggcgatagcaaggaaaggtgtttgtatcaatttcacgaaccgctttttcgcaataaagaacagcggtaattgtttatttcctattgtacttcgacgaagtgcgagtaattcataggcataccaacagtgtttgtcagaattttgggtGACGagttagagtccttatggaaagATATTGCagaacgagctgcgttagcgtaatggttaaggcgttggtttagaaggcgataggtaaccagttcaaaccttgtgcgatgctaaatattttcttttattttaaaacaatatcgaagtgtcttacttcacgaattttattcgtttgaatgcagttttttgaaatttctagtgctttgtctcttcattaaccctttcgctgctgcagtcacgtgctccccacattccgcgctgtgcgcgattttgtcatcactgcactgctcgcctgtgcagacacattgtgtttccactgctttgacacacttatcattcgatttcacaaaaactatttggcccaaaaattagatttttacacatcttcttgactgataccttcccccataaatgacttaattttgtttcgatgttcaacccagttattgtgcagcattaaatgtagtaaaccattgcacgaaattttgaagagtttgcagaggtaaaagtccatagcgtatactttccgtatggtcgattttagttgccacaatgttgagaatgaaatgtggacaaggtacctaaattttatataaaatttactgtataacaatatctcatttaatttaagtaccacataggtgtcgtatgtaatattgagaaatattccgtcttttgcgactgtaataaaagttttatttacaccgggcgcgtttggctttattttaaagcacttcagtcagtcaaaggaagtggggggaaggtatcagtcaagaagatgtgtaaaaatctaatttttgggccaaatagttgttgtggaatcgaatgataagtgtgtcaaagcagtcggaaacaccatgtatcAGCACAgacgatcagtgcagtgacaaaatcgcgcacaacgcggaatgcggggagcacgcctctgtagcagcgaaagggttaatgcggccgtggtggctttacttcataaactgcgcgctcccccctaaacgtaagcttgcgaactatactgtactatggtgctgtttctcttggcgcgtgcgtcgtgtgcaactggcaacgcagcaatctcccgcgtctgggcgggcatgcgcgagccgccaagataaaagaattcaactatagtaatctcacatctacatctacgtgattaccctgctattcacaataaagttcaatgaaccactttcaagctgtctctctaccgttccactctcgaacggcgcacgggaaaaacgagcacttaaatttttctatgcgagcactgatttctcttattttaacgtgatgatcatttctccctgtgtaggtgggtgccaatagaatgttttcgcaatcggaggagaaaactggtgattgaaatttcatgagaacatcccgtcgcaacgaaatactcctttattttaatgattgccactcccaattcacgtatcatatctgtggcactatctcccctatttcgcgataataaaaaacgagccgcccttctttgaatttttcaatgtcatccgtcaatcccacctgatgcagatcccacaccgcacagcaatactccaaaatagggcagacaagcgaggtgtaagcagtctctttagtagatctgttgcaccttctaattgttctgccaatgaatagcagtctttggtttgctgtacccacaacattatctatgtgatcgttacaacttaggttatttgtaactgtaatccctaagtatttagttgaatttacaaccttcagatttgtgtgacttatcgcgtaatcgaaatttagcgcatttcttttagtacccatgtgaataacttcacatttctccttattcagggtcaattgccacttttcgaaccatacagtgATCGTATCTAGaacattttgcaattcgttctgatcatctgatgactttacaagacggtaaatgacagcatcatctgcaaacaatctaagagggcaactcagattgtctctagtgtcgttgatatagatcaggaataaaagagggcctataacacttccttggggaactccggatattacttctgttttactcgatgactttccgtctgttactacgaactgtgacctttctgacaggaaatcacgaatccagtcgcacaactaacgcgatattccataggcaggcagtttgattagaagacgcttgtgaggagctgtgtcgaaagccttgtggaaatctaaaaatatggaatcaatttgacatcccctatcgatagcactaattacttcacgaatataaaaagctagttgtgtttcaggagaacgatattttttgaatccgtgctgtgtgtcaataaatcgttttcttcgaggtacttgataatgttcgagcacagtatatgttccaaaaccctaccgcaaatcgacgttagtgatatgggtctgtaattcagcgtattactcctacttccctttgtggacgttggtgtgacttgagcaattttccagtctttggttggttggttggtttggggaaggagaccagacagcgtggtcatcggtctcatcggattagggaaggattgggaaggaagtcggccgtgccctttcagaggaaccatcccggcatttgcctggagtgatttagagaaatcacggaaaacctaaatcaggatggccggacgcgggattgaaccgtcgtcctcccgaatgcgagtccagtgtcgaaccactgcgccatcccgctCGGTCCCAGTCTTTAAGTACAGATCTTTCTATGagagagcagttgtatataattgctaatgtatcaacatactctgaaaggaacttgactggtatacaattaagaacggaggccttgcctttattaagtgatttaagctgctttgctacaccgaaaatatctacttctatgttcctcatcttggcagttgttcttgataggaatatttacttcgtcttcttttggtgaaggggtttcggaaaaccgtgtttaataactctgctttatggcacttgtaacacctccgatttatATTTTTCGCCGACCTGATCTGATCTGAccaaatagcagcccaaataattattaatttaatgtgaccgtgtacctaatggggctggcaatcggaattgactgctacggagttgttactttccagtttgtccttctcaaatgctgtaataatgaaatgtctggtaacaagaagaacaccaacacagtttcactaatcaagaagctatattcgtctcaaaaacaccaaagggaggagacagccactgccttcgtcatacacatctaattacggctaatctcagcacaggcttcttcgttattcattatcatcacacgctaatccaatcactgcaatccaacactgcaatccaacactgcaatccaaatcatgccggcgcggtagacgcgaaacaacaaatatcggcacagaaatatcactgatcactctcgtaattatactacTTCACTTTCCcgatattattctagtacaaaggggttaaaccgcggcgatggccactccctttgtcggtaaagcCTTGCATTATAACAACAGGCCTCCACACAGCTCGGCCCGCAACATGGGACTCactcaactctacactcgctctcgcaacacgacactatcgattgtttgccccgTCGACCTGTGCCGAGCACAAAcctatagtaagggcctacggaccccttacatccccgacctcgaaaacttctttggagcctctggcgtaaaagaatcggcaagggaatttgACATtactacatctgaacaaaacacatagtgaaaataattaatgaaattacaattcaccaaaaaaTCCcttgactccggtagtgggctgcctccacaataatttctacaaaaggttatcaCATCTCATAAATAtagcattgtccaaattacaattattttatcaagcagcaatagtcctctatagtccaatattgaatgaaacacacaacatacaatcaaaaattattacttgaacacatgacatatgaattattatactacaaactagttgttacaggttttatacccattctcaggtaatcgtcgatatgaaatctgaagttctagttataatacattagaaaatacaatgcaaataaacattcccctttttcatatgtccgtttaacaactaaatgtcctaaacatgtcttagtaggtttattcgggtccttgtagctctcactcttgaccggacctcatctggagtgtcattcagttttctgggccctccacctcttcctctataatcagacgaatgattaaaatgattccttgggtcattacttccctctcggttttgatcattagcttgcttgtgttcctgtgatcgaacagattccaaatATTCCAGtgtctccatcaaggcctccctatctttaattaggctcccggatacagtttcttgcattctccggctcaatcttctttttatcgcagatatctttatgtcatcactcaggggttgttccaaggtctcgttcaattcccacaaatattCGGCagactctctcaacgttcctctccatgtattaagtggcttgcggtgtagtaggtccttaattgctgcacactgatgacttttggaccagtatttcctcaagaattccccttcaaactgatcaaaactagtagtcccttccttcttcctggttccccaagtgaaggcctcacctttcaTTGCAACCCTCTGGtcatcctcttctcgttgcacagctatagcatttctcagattgacagccagttggttctGCCTATCTCCTATCTCCTTAACCGCattattgcattgtttctgcatctgcgtcacctcggtgatcctttctcccaattcggctttagtttcttcaacatcgtcttctatcttttttgttaactttccttccatcttctccacgtctccctggacttggtctattctcttctgtagcttcctctctctctcgttgatgtccatcttcagtcgttctggtaactcctgcatttccttcttcagattacattccatcttcatttgcgatgttttgatctcttgtaaacctttctctaatgatgcgtggtacatttcttccctttctctaattTTTTGTAAACCTTTCTTTAATGATTCTCTGAATTCTTCTACCATTTCTCTTGATTTGCGGAATAATTctcccctttctctagtttcttttaGCAAGTCTgccaacatcgaccgtatatctgcatcctctgaaactggcttatctctcgtcgtttgtcccagtgtctcgggataactagttgaatgtgctaatgggctatctaatgacaatccacaaccactgattcctgaatcatctctgtcttcctgttctatccctttcctttcaactactgcctcacaaacctgcttatcttcagtagacatgtttggtttatttttaatgcacaggcaaataatataaaataacctccagtaacccaaaacactcctaattaccatgaaactaatcaaacagtacctgcagtatcttcagttaatcccaataTTGATACATCACGTATGAATACAGAACATaatgactctcaaaacctaataatttcaaatagaaattttcacatacacagtttatgtaaaatgttctaaataagataaatcacaccattcattaactCTATAAATgtgaaatccccaaaaacaatgagcatatatgtataatcaccatttagacagcgcagcatgcatcaataagtatgctatatttcagagtatgtttcacaaacttttcggaaattactataattgggcacttttcctaatgtaaaaatcagttaaaaattgtttatttactgCGAAGACTgcatactgcaatttaatgttataccaaccagtcgtcttcactcaccaactgacgttaccacgagtcgcgatgttttgatgtttgaagtgggcgtggcgctgtactgccgccggagccgtGTGAAGTCGCACTGAAGATCTGCGGCGAGACGTCGTAGTTCTCAGCCGGTCGCtctgtggcgctgcaggcgggcgtagtttgtagttcggccgctagatgccgggtcggcgctcggtgtctcgaagtcgtgcTGAAGATCCGTGGTGAGACGTCGTAGTTCTcagccggccgctccgtggcggtgcaggcgggcgtagtttgtagtacagccgctagatgccgggtcggcgctcggtgtctcgaggTCGCGCTAATTGCCGtcggtgtagtgcgtctgtgcctgacctactccttgcacaggtagttgggatgacgtgtgaaatcacctcgtggAATGAAGCTCTTTGGCGCCGCTGCTACACGGGTCTGcatgacgtcactcaacaattgcgtcaCCACATAAattgtcgtctgcataacagtttatgggtccacatgaatttgcccgattttcactattcaaaaagcaatttcagtcataATATTACTACTAAACATTTCTTTAAAGCTTCCGTGACGAACTCTTGGCTCGTTTTGCCGTgataatgttcacacgtgtctttctttggtgttcacttttcacagtttttcgcgcggatttacgcgtttgcacattataacacagtttatcgacactattattcttatctaatatggcaagaaaaaacagttatttcacaatcgtaagatgctattacttcgtattgttaaaaaatgcactgtttcttgtcgcgattttaaagtttatactctgtcttgaaattgaaaaatattttctcgcgttgagcaaggtaaaattacctattgctctttacgattcgtccgaaaattgcacttgtcctttcacagtaagccaaggtgtaacacctccaaTTTATATTTTTCGCCGACCTGATCTGATCTGAccgaatagcagcccaaataattattaatttaatgtgaccttgtacctaatggggctggcaatcggaattgactgctacggagttgttactttccagtttgtccttctcaaatgctgtaataatgaaatgtctggtaacaagaagaacaccaacacagtttcactaatcaagaagctatattcgtctcaaaaacaccaaAGGGAGGAGACAGCCATGCCTTCGTCATACacatctaattacggctaatctcagcacaggcttcttcgttattcattatcgtcacacgctaatccaatcactgcaatccaacactgcaatccaacactgcaatccaaatgatgccggcgcggtagacgcgaaaccaaaatatcgacactcgaaatatcactgatcactctcgtaattatactacTTCACTTTCCcgatattattctagtacaaaggggttaaaccgtggcgatggccactccctttgtcggtaaagcCTTGCATTATAACAACAGGCCTCCACACAGCTCGGCCCGCAACATGGGACTCactcaactctacactcgctctcgcaacacgacactatcgattgtttgccccatcgacctgtgccgagtgcaaacttacagtaagggcctacggaccccttacacactgtcatcagtgacttcaccgttgttatcgcgcagtgaaggtattgattgcgccttgccactggtgtgctttatgtatgaccagaatcacaGAGGAGACCttcgttattctttttttttatttgggctATGAATGCAACATCTAAAACAAGGACACATGATGGTACTACATACGGAACTGACCAGTATTCGTTCACATTCGGCACCCATTTGAGGAAGACAGCAGTAAGTACAAGAATAGGAAAACACGCTGTTGAATGTAAATGTTACTTCCTACGCTCCAACATGAATCTGTCTGAGTACAGAGCAGCATCATTAGTGTGTGAGGTGACGCATTGGTTAGACGTTGACAGTCTTTTGTAAGACTTCAAAATACCATCAAGTCATCgaaatttaagttttcattttttccGTTAACCATTTAAAGCAAATttttgggatgattcctttgaaaagatcACAATCAATTACCTTCCATATCCTAGCCCTAAACAAGCTTTTGCTAATACCCTGGTCATTGACCGGACGTTAAACCCCACTTTTCTTCCTCTTTTACTTCAACAGTATTTAAATACTGGCTGACATTACTTTATTTCACAATAACACTTTTAAATTTTTGTCAGGTTTTCTAGCCTGCGAATTACATACCACTTTGAAAATGCCATGTTGCAAATGTCTACGAGGCGTCTCCGACGGCTGTTCAATTACTAACTCTGAAAAACACTCTCAGCCTAATAAATTAAGTTTCTGTAACAGTTATTGAGAGTTCTACAGTGCACCAAATAGTGGAAGTACGCAGAATATGACAACAGTTGCGCTCGTCCTAGAACTACTGAGAAATGTAAAGGAAGTTTTGTTAAAACTCAAGCACTCCATAATTGTATGTGTAAATATAGTGACAGAATATGATGTCTATGACAATAGATGTTGAAAACAATTATGCATCCACTGTTTCGGAAACATTAAATGGTACTTACATCTCACCAGCCTTGGTTTGTAATTTGCCTTTCATCTTGCGTTCTGCTTCCTGCACCGCTTCTTCATAGTGTATCATGCTTCTGCCTGGAGGTAACCTGGGACCAACATGGAAATagatatatattacatatttatgttAAGTTTTTATGGATAACTGAGAATTTATTACAAGCTTTAGAAAATTTTTCAAGCACAGCAACCAAACAGTTTTACCACAAATTAAATATGAGGGGCACCCAGTTAAGTTTATTCTTACACGGTACCATTAACTTTTATACAGGTCTACATATTAAATTCTGTTCAGCCTCTCAGAAAACATTATGGTGTAAGTCTGATACTATACACTCACGAAAACTTCCCTACTGAAATAGTGAAAAAAGGCTACACAGTATACATGTTTTCCACCCTGTTGTTTCATTCCATACTATAGAAATGTAATGATGCAGGATTTGTCTGGAAGTTATGAAAGAACAGTGTCAAGATTTAGTAGACTAAGCATGAACCAAAGGCTACAGTTGCTTGATTGAAgtggaggaagagggggagggaaAGATTACCATTGGGATTTAAACATCTATTTTTCTCGTTTCTCACGTCTTAAATTTAGTCTCTTCCTGCAGATTTATTGGCGGATCttgatagtccgcccccggtagctgaatggtcagcgtgacggattgtcaatcctctgggccggggttcgatttccggctgggtcggggaattttctccgcccagggactggctgttgtgcctgtcctcatcatcatcctatcaccctcatcgactgcaggtcgccgaagtggcgtcaaattgaaagaccggcacctggcgaacggtctccccgacggggggccctagccatacgattaaataaataaataatactaaattaTGATTCTTCATACTATTTTGCTTAGTCAGCGAAGAAAAAATTCTGACTACTTGCAAGTTTATTAGTTTCCGCAAACAACTACCTGTTGAGTCAACATTTGCATAATCTCCAGACATTAAGTGTAATCACGAATAGAGGAAAGTGAACAACGATAATGTGAACAGTTACTGTAAGCGATCACCAAGATTTGAAGATAATGAAAAGTTACGCAATTAAATTACTTAGTCACAGTTGTACTATCATTATGTGTAGATAATAGGTCAGATATAAGTTGCAGTCTCAACACcatttatgttgttgtggtcttcagtcctgagactagtttgattcagctctccatgctattctattctgtgcaagcttcttcatctcccagtacctactgcaacctacatccttctgaatctgcttagtgtattcatctcttggtctccctctacgatttttaccctccacgctgccctccaatactaaactggtgatcccttgatgcctcagtacatgtcctaccaaccggtcccttcttcttttcaagttgtgccacaaacttctcttctccccaatcctattcaatacctcctcattagtaatatggtctacccatctaatcttcagcattcttctgtagcaccacatttctaaagcttctattctcttcttgtccaaactagttatcgtccatgtttcacttccatacatggctacactccatacaaatattttcagaaacgacttcctgacacttaaatctatacttggtgttaacaaatttctcttcttcaggaacgctttccttgccattgccagtctacattttatatcctctctacttcgaccatcatcagttatacacCATTTATatgtaccctgtatccttaagcaaGAATATGTTTCAACTGACTTCAGTCTAAGAAAGGCGCAGCTTTAACACTAGCTATTACagtaatttttccatgagtgattccAGCACtgaccactacactgtcacctataagctttgccagcctcccctttccACACATATTGacgtgcaggccatgtctagtgaaacccgatctactgatggacccaactggcaccactggaaTGTGAGCCACGACCTCCACCATCAGTGCATTCTCCAGCCCCTTGTTAACAAGCCTAACAGCGGCACTGACATGAGGCCAATCATGAagctgaaacagctgcacgaagTGCATGTTAGCGCCACCAATTTGAGTAGGTATCTTTACCAGATCACCACCTATATCGCACTCCCGTCCCTATCAAGATTACTCCCTACTCCACCTACAaacactacctgatcctctttcgtaaaatacCTACATAACTCCCCCACGTTAACattcacctgagccaatcctgcactagCTTCACAAATGCTAGtggcctggtactcactccccaacacttactgcaactgctggcccacacttcTGCCATGCGAActgcctagcagcagaaccttattagccggccgcggtggtcttgcggttctaggcgctgcagtccggaaccgcgggactgctacagtcgcaggttcgaatcctgcctcgggcatggatgtgtgtgatgtccttaggttagttaggtttaagtagttctaagttataggggactgatcaccaaagatgttaagtcccatagtgctcagagctatttgaaccatttggaccagaACCTTattctttctgttaaaatttccAACTGACAGGCTCCTTAACtgatgaggactgctgcatgtttcctacacctacagctacaagatgctcctctccactcaactctgacagttgatcaaatctattggttatacgcaaagtacaactgtctaaATATCTCCTCCTCCCAGCTGCCTTCTTAACAacagccagttcccattccccagcgacCTCCACCCTCCTTAATCTATCTCCTTCCTCCTCTGCGTCTTGTAACTGCACCTGAGctgcacagatcttatgctcctcctcctctatcaacttatttctgatccaaattctgcatttccaggagagaagctcgctagaatgcccactggtttccccactgcattccccccaatgaaaatactttgaacaaatctcacaccgtaacccactactcacaaatcaACGACAAAGCCCAGACTTCTCACTAATGGTAAAATTTTAATAGCTGCTGCAAAAACTAAATGTCTGCATTACATTAGTGCAAtttactaagaaagcaacaacttttattaatacttctaaaccacaactaataccaataccaccaAAGCTTCACACAATTTCTTATCTAAATCAAAAAAATCAACTGACCAttggaacactcaacgaaattaaacacagtgaaaaatatcggctgcacattttaAATGTACCATCGGTTTTAGAGCATTATATTTAagtattgagttattattagatattctgtacatgaaCTAGTTAGCAGCCCCCTTATCCACCTTAgagcaaggactgaaagg carries:
- the LOC126234229 gene encoding tropomyosin-1, isoforms 33/34-like, which encodes MVEEFRESLKKGLQKIREREEMYHASLEKGLQEIKTSQMKMECNLKKEMQELPERLKMDINERERKLQKRIDQVQGDVEKMEGKLTKKIEDDVEETKAELGERITEVTQMQKQCNNAVKEIGDRQNQLAVNLRNAIAVQREEDDQRVAMKGEAFTWGTRKKEGTTSFDQFEGEFLRKYWSKSHQCAAIKDLLHRKPLNTWRGTLRESAEYLWELNETLEQPLSDDIKISAIKRRLSRRMQETVSGSLIKDREALMETLEYLESVRSQEHKQPHICNRYCGGSHTVTTAQQRVSRVGHFLEQWGPEAIQLLEGGVKGTDGRMYKARGKVGSPLASPRMVSVTTSPMKFPEEGLQLPVGDAAAAAHASLEEIVLQAVTLEAEAEAAAEAEAKVVAAAPAQEVPEAAPEMGADTSGTQMAQEMVHELIRGGYPSVVMEEEESAAGAAPTEESAPSEEVAPSEGEAAEPEAAEEPPAGGEPPAGEESSPAEEPAPAEPEGEAAPAEES